A single Flavobacterium sp. 1 DNA region contains:
- a CDS encoding aspartate carbamoyltransferase catalytic subunit → MSELSVNHLLGIKYINENDINLIFETADHFKEVINRPIKKVPSLRDITIANIFFENSTRTKLSFELAQKRLSADVISFSAAQSSVKKGETLIDTVNNILSMKVDMVVMRHSNPGSAYFLSKNVKASIVNAGDGAHEHPTQALLDSYSIREKLGDVAGKKVVIVGDILHSRVALSNIYALQMQGAEVKVCGPKTLIPRYIESLGVTVESDLRKALEWCDVANMLRVQNERMDVNFFPSTREYAQQYGVDKALLDSLDKEIVIMHPGPINRGVEITSDVADSQQSVILNQVENGVAIRMAVIYLLASKIK, encoded by the coding sequence ATGAGCGAATTAAGTGTAAATCATTTATTAGGTATTAAATATATTAATGAAAATGATATCAACCTGATTTTTGAAACTGCCGATCATTTTAAAGAAGTAATTAATCGTCCTATAAAGAAAGTGCCTTCATTGCGCGATATTACAATTGCCAATATTTTTTTTGAAAACAGTACCCGTACAAAGTTATCATTTGAATTAGCTCAAAAAAGATTATCTGCTGATGTAATTAGTTTTTCAGCGGCGCAATCTTCAGTAAAAAAAGGGGAAACATTAATTGATACCGTAAACAATATTCTTTCTATGAAAGTTGATATGGTTGTCATGAGGCATTCAAATCCTGGGTCAGCTTATTTTTTATCCAAAAATGTTAAAGCAAGTATTGTAAATGCAGGAGACGGAGCTCATGAACATCCTACCCAAGCTTTGTTGGACAGTTATTCAATTAGAGAGAAATTAGGAGATGTAGCTGGGAAAAAAGTGGTGATTGTTGGAGATATACTGCATTCTAGAGTTGCTCTTTCTAATATATATGCTTTGCAAATGCAGGGCGCCGAAGTTAAAGTCTGCGGACCAAAAACACTTATCCCAAGATATATTGAATCACTTGGAGTAACAGTTGAGTCTGATTTGCGTAAAGCATTAGAATGGTGTGATGTAGCTAATATGTTAAGGGTTCAGAATGAAAGAATGGACGTGAATTTTTTCCCATCGACCAGAGAGTATGCTCAACAGTATGGAGTAGATAAAGCTTTACTGGATTCATTAGATAAAGAAATTGTAATCATGCACCCAGGTCCAATAAACAGAGGTGTGGAAATTACAAGTGATGTTGCCGACTCTCAACAATCGGTAATTTTAAATCAAGTGGAGAATGGAGTTGCTATCAGGATGGCAGTTATCTATCTTTTGGCTTCAAAAATTAAATAA
- a CDS encoding ABC-F family ATP-binding cassette domain-containing protein produces the protein MLTVNNLSVQFGKRILFDEVNTTFTHGNIYGVIGANGAGKSTFLKIISGDMDPTSGHIHLEPGKRMSVLNQNHNMFDEHTVLETVMMGNKVLYAVKSEMDALYLDYNDKNADRIGELQVQFEEMNGWNADSDAASMLSNLGITEDNHYTLMGDLEGKIKVRVLLAQALFGNPDLLIMDEPTNDLDFETIAWLENFLANYENTVIVVSHDRHFLDSVCTHISDIDFSKINHYSGNYTFWYESSQLAAKQRAQQNKKAEEKKQELEEFIRRFSANVAKSKQATSRKKMISKLNISEIKPSSRRYPAIIFDQDREAGDQILNVQNLSASIDGEILFKGVDLNMAKGDKIVLFSKDSRATTAFYEILNNNQKPDSGEFDWGITTNQAYLPAENHSFFENDLTLVDWLRQWAKTEEERDEVFIRGFLGKMIFSGEEALKTSRVLSGGEKVRCMLSRMMMERANVLMLDEPTNHLDLESITAFNNSLKNYKGSVIFTTHDHEFAQTVGNRVVELTPNGVIDRYMTFDEYLDDEKIQEQRKKMYS, from the coding sequence ATGTTAACAGTCAATAATTTATCAGTTCAATTTGGCAAGCGAATTTTGTTCGACGAAGTAAATACAACCTTTACACACGGAAATATTTATGGAGTTATTGGAGCCAATGGTGCTGGAAAATCAACATTTCTTAAAATAATATCAGGTGATATGGATCCTACTTCGGGACATATTCATTTGGAACCAGGAAAACGTATGTCGGTTTTGAATCAGAACCACAATATGTTTGACGAACATACGGTATTGGAAACCGTGATGATGGGTAATAAAGTTTTGTATGCTGTTAAATCAGAGATGGATGCACTTTACCTAGATTATAATGATAAAAATGCCGATAGAATAGGGGAATTACAAGTGCAATTTGAAGAGATGAATGGCTGGAATGCTGATTCAGATGCAGCTTCAATGCTGTCAAATCTTGGAATTACAGAGGATAATCATTATACTCTAATGGGTGATTTGGAAGGTAAAATAAAAGTGAGAGTACTTTTGGCTCAAGCTCTTTTTGGAAATCCAGATTTACTAATCATGGATGAGCCTACCAATGACTTGGATTTTGAAACCATCGCTTGGTTGGAAAATTTCTTAGCAAACTATGAAAATACAGTAATTGTAGTTTCTCACGACAGACACTTCTTGGATTCAGTTTGTACACATATATCGGATATTGATTTTAGTAAAATAAATCATTATTCAGGAAATTATACTTTTTGGTATGAATCAAGTCAGTTAGCAGCTAAACAGCGTGCACAGCAAAACAAAAAAGCCGAAGAAAAGAAACAAGAATTGGAAGAATTTATTCGTCGTTTTTCTGCGAATGTGGCTAAGTCTAAGCAAGCTACTTCTCGTAAAAAAATGATTTCTAAATTAAATATTTCAGAAATCAAGCCTTCTAGCCGTCGTTATCCAGCTATCATTTTTGATCAGGATCGTGAAGCGGGAGATCAAATTTTGAACGTTCAAAATTTAAGTGCTTCTATTGATGGAGAGATTTTGTTTAAAGGGGTAGATTTGAATATGGCTAAAGGCGATAAAATTGTTCTTTTTTCAAAAGATTCGCGTGCTACAACTGCTTTTTATGAAATTTTGAATAATAATCAAAAACCAGATTCTGGAGAATTTGATTGGGGAATTACAACAAATCAAGCTTATTTACCTGCAGAAAACCATTCTTTTTTTGAAAATGATTTAACATTGGTGGATTGGCTGCGCCAATGGGCAAAAACAGAAGAAGAGCGTGACGAAGTTTTTATTAGAGGTTTCCTTGGGAAAATGATTTTTTCTGGAGAAGAAGCTTTAAAAACAAGCAGAGTATTATCAGGAGGAGAGAAAGTTCGTTGCATGCTGTCTAGAATGATGATGGAACGCGCTAATGTCTTAATGTTAGATGAGCCTACAAATCACTTGGATTTGGAATCAATTACAGCTTTCAATAATTCATTGAAAAATTATAAAGGTTCTGTGATTTTTACAACTCATGACCACGAGTTTGCTCAAACTGTTGGTAATAGAGTAGTAGAGTTAACTCCAAATGGAGTTATCGACCGTTATATGACATTTGATGAGTACTTGGATGACGAAAAAATTCAGGAACAAAGAAAGAAGATGTATTCTTAA
- the pyrR gene encoding bifunctional pyr operon transcriptional regulator/uracil phosphoribosyltransferase PyrR → MNQKVLLNSKEVNIILNRLACQLIEKHLDFSDTVLIGIQPRGTFLAERLKELLEKEYHLPNVALGYLDITFFRDDFRRTNKPLEANKTQIDFLVEDKKVIFIDDVLYTGRSIRAALTAIQSFGRPSGIELLALIDRRFSRDLPIQPDYRGRQVDAINGEKVKVCWAEQDGEDGVYLVTN, encoded by the coding sequence ATGAACCAAAAAGTGTTACTCAATTCAAAAGAAGTCAATATTATTTTGAATCGTTTGGCTTGTCAATTAATTGAAAAACATCTTGACTTTTCGGACACTGTATTGATTGGAATTCAGCCTAGAGGAACTTTTTTGGCAGAACGTTTGAAAGAATTATTAGAAAAAGAATATCACTTGCCAAATGTAGCTTTAGGTTATTTGGACATTACTTTTTTTAGAGATGATTTCCGTAGGACTAATAAGCCTTTGGAAGCAAATAAAACACAAATTGATTTTTTGGTTGAAGATAAAAAAGTCATTTTTATTGATGATGTACTGTACACAGGACGAAGTATTCGTGCAGCTTTAACAGCAATTCAATCTTTTGGTAGGCCTTCAGGAATAGAGTTGCTGGCATTAATCGATAGACGTTTTAGTAGAGATTTACCCATTCAGCCCGATTATCGCGGCCGTCAAGTAGATGCTATTAATGGTGAAAAAGTAAAAGTTTGTTGGGCAGAACAAGATGGAGAAGATGGTGTTTATTTAGTGACCAATTAG
- a CDS encoding ribonuclease Z, with translation MKVTAKGHTIIIKDTEGDIVAFLEKINNQYSSFKDHNLILDITHDKSVDVKSIKIFSDLSKKHKKAKKSLVLVVENIDFNKVPRSIIVVPTQLEAQDLIEMDEIERDLGF, from the coding sequence ATGAAAGTTACTGCTAAAGGACATACTATTATAATTAAAGATACTGAAGGAGATATTGTAGCCTTTTTAGAAAAGATAAATAACCAATACAGTAGCTTTAAAGACCATAATCTTATTTTAGATATTACCCATGATAAATCGGTTGATGTAAAGTCAATTAAAATTTTCTCCGATTTATCCAAAAAACATAAAAAAGCAAAAAAATCATTAGTCTTGGTTGTAGAGAATATTGATTTTAATAAAGTTCCTCGATCTATTATTGTTGTGCCTACTCAATTGGAAGCTCAAGATTTAATAGAAATGGATGAAATTGAAAGAGATTTAGGTTTCTAA
- a CDS encoding helix-turn-helix transcriptional regulator, translated as MAIIVNLDVMLAKRKMSLSELSEKVGITLANLSILKTNKAKAIRFSTLDLICKALDCQPSDILQYTES; from the coding sequence ATGGCTATCATCGTAAATTTAGATGTAATGTTGGCAAAAAGAAAAATGTCATTGTCTGAACTTTCAGAAAAAGTAGGGATAACACTTGCCAATCTTTCAATTCTTAAAACCAATAAAGCCAAAGCAATCCGATTTTCAACTTTAGATTTAATTTGCAAAGCTTTGGACTGCCAACCGAGTGATATATTG
- a CDS encoding DUF2975 domain-containing protein yields MIVTGFFIHFQINPSAYKKFNFNDFSIEKNTDLKFKIETKSKFSMNNDKVLEDNEVYKIDKLTTGSSFFLYIEIALCMILSFLCLKEFQNVLESVKRINTFQERNVASFRKIGKYLSLIFILSSFSMLSFKNGHIMSFSFSITLPCLIILSFIMAEIFKEGSMLSEEVNLTV; encoded by the coding sequence ATGATAGTTACAGGATTCTTTATTCATTTTCAAATTAATCCTTCAGCATACAAAAAATTCAATTTCAATGACTTTTCAATAGAAAAAAATACAGATTTAAAATTCAAAATTGAAACTAAATCAAAATTTAGCATGAATAATGACAAAGTACTAGAAGATAATGAAGTATATAAAATTGATAAACTAACTACCGGTTCTTCATTTTTTCTCTATATAGAAATTGCTTTATGCATGATTTTAAGTTTTTTATGTCTTAAAGAATTTCAAAATGTACTTGAATCTGTAAAAAGAATAAACACTTTTCAAGAAAGGAATGTAGCTTCTTTTAGAAAAATTGGTAAATATCTTTCTTTAATTTTCATACTATCAAGTTTTTCAATGTTAAGTTTTAAAAATGGACATATAATGTCTTTTAGTTTTTCTATTACTTTGCCATGCCTAATTATACTTTCTTTTATAATGGCTGAAATTTTCAAGGAAGGAAGTATGTTATCCGAAGAAGTTAATTTAACAGTATAA